In the genome of Monodelphis domestica isolate mMonDom1 chromosome 2, mMonDom1.pri, whole genome shotgun sequence, one region contains:
- the MOGAT3 gene encoding 2-acylglycerol O-acyltransferase 3 isoform X1 produces the protein MKTPKKQRIEIVSVYQFVLTFLFMGLFFSLLFFFLFFTSFWFLSVLYLVWLFLDWDTPDRGGRRFEWVRNWKVWEHFRDYYPIKLVKTAELSPDKNYVLGSHPHGIMCAGSFCNFATESNGFSRQFPGIRPFLAGLAGLFRIPVYRDYLMSCGLCPVSRQSLDFVLSGPQRGQAVVILVGGANESLHGVPGEHCLTLLKRQGFVRLALRHGASLVPVYSFGENEIFTQASFGIGSWQRTLQAAFKKFTGFAPCIFWGRGLLFRWGLLPFPVPITTVVGCPIPVPYRPNPSQEEVDWYHKIYMEALEQMFEEHKESCGVSPSTHLRFI, from the exons ATGAAGACCCCAAAGAAGCAGAGAATAGAAATTGTCAGCGTTTATCAATTTGTACTTACCTTTCTCTTCATGG gcctcttcttctctcttctcttcttcttcctcttcttcacgTCGTTCTGGTTCCTCTCCGTTCTCTACCTGGTGTGGCTTTTTCTAGACTGGGACACTCCAGATAGAG GCGGTCGGCGCTTTGAATGGGTGAGGAACTGGAAAGTTTGGGAACATTTTAGAGATTACTATCCCATTAAG CTGGTGAAGACAGCAGAACTGTCCCCAGACAAAAACTATGTGCTGGGCTCACACCCTCATGGGATCATGTGCGCTGGATCTTTTTGTAATTTTGCCACCGAGAGCAATGGCTTTTCCCGTCAATTCCCGGGCATTCGGCCATTCTTGGCAGGGCTGGCTGGCCTCTTTCGAATACCGGTGTACCGGGACTACCTCATGAGCTGTG GACTATGCCCCGTGAGCCGTCAGAGCCTGGATTTCGTGCTGTCGGGGCCCCAGCGTGGTCAGGCTGTGGTCATCTTGGTCGGGGGCGCTAATGAGTCATTGCACGGGGTCCCAGGAGAACATTGCCTCACACTTCTTAAGCGCCAGGGTTTCGTGCGCCTGGCCCTGAGGCATGG GGCCTCCCTGGTTCCTGTGTATTCCTTTGGAGAGAATGAGATCTTTACACAAGCATCATTTGGGATAGGATCCTGGCAAAGGACTTTGCAGGCAGCCTTCAAAAAATTCACTGGCTTTGCTCCTTGCATATTTTGGGGCCGGGGTCTCCTCTTCCGCTGGGGGCTGCTACCTTTCCCTGTGCCCATTACAACTGTTG TGGGCTGCCCCATTCCGGTACCCTATCGTCCGAATCCCAGTCAAGAGGAGGTTGACTGGTACCACAAAATCTACATGGAGGCCTTAGAACAGATGTTTGAGGAGCACAAAGAAAGCTGTGGGGTCTCTCCTTCCACCCATCTCAGGTTTATCTAG
- the MOGAT3 gene encoding 2-acylglycerol O-acyltransferase 3 isoform X2, with product MKTPKKQRIEIVSVYQFVLTFLFMGLFFSLLFFFLFFTSFWFLSVLYLVWLFLDWDTPDRGGRRFEWLVKTAELSPDKNYVLGSHPHGIMCAGSFCNFATESNGFSRQFPGIRPFLAGLAGLFRIPVYRDYLMSCGLCPVSRQSLDFVLSGPQRGQAVVILVGGANESLHGVPGEHCLTLLKRQGFVRLALRHGASLVPVYSFGENEIFTQASFGIGSWQRTLQAAFKKFTGFAPCIFWGRGLLFRWGLLPFPVPITTVVGCPIPVPYRPNPSQEEVDWYHKIYMEALEQMFEEHKESCGVSPSTHLRFI from the exons ATGAAGACCCCAAAGAAGCAGAGAATAGAAATTGTCAGCGTTTATCAATTTGTACTTACCTTTCTCTTCATGG gcctcttcttctctcttctcttcttcttcctcttcttcacgTCGTTCTGGTTCCTCTCCGTTCTCTACCTGGTGTGGCTTTTTCTAGACTGGGACACTCCAGATAGAG GCGGTCGGCGCTTTGAATGG CTGGTGAAGACAGCAGAACTGTCCCCAGACAAAAACTATGTGCTGGGCTCACACCCTCATGGGATCATGTGCGCTGGATCTTTTTGTAATTTTGCCACCGAGAGCAATGGCTTTTCCCGTCAATTCCCGGGCATTCGGCCATTCTTGGCAGGGCTGGCTGGCCTCTTTCGAATACCGGTGTACCGGGACTACCTCATGAGCTGTG GACTATGCCCCGTGAGCCGTCAGAGCCTGGATTTCGTGCTGTCGGGGCCCCAGCGTGGTCAGGCTGTGGTCATCTTGGTCGGGGGCGCTAATGAGTCATTGCACGGGGTCCCAGGAGAACATTGCCTCACACTTCTTAAGCGCCAGGGTTTCGTGCGCCTGGCCCTGAGGCATGG GGCCTCCCTGGTTCCTGTGTATTCCTTTGGAGAGAATGAGATCTTTACACAAGCATCATTTGGGATAGGATCCTGGCAAAGGACTTTGCAGGCAGCCTTCAAAAAATTCACTGGCTTTGCTCCTTGCATATTTTGGGGCCGGGGTCTCCTCTTCCGCTGGGGGCTGCTACCTTTCCCTGTGCCCATTACAACTGTTG TGGGCTGCCCCATTCCGGTACCCTATCGTCCGAATCCCAGTCAAGAGGAGGTTGACTGGTACCACAAAATCTACATGGAGGCCTTAGAACAGATGTTTGAGGAGCACAAAGAAAGCTGTGGGGTCTCTCCTTCCACCCATCTCAGGTTTATCTAG